The nucleotide window TTTCTACGTATAATTTTGATGAGTTAGTGGCTGTTGGTGGTGAGGGGGTTTTTGATAAGACAGTTGGCCATTCAGAATATTGGGATAGGTTCAGTCCTAGTGTTTGGGATAAATATACGAACAAATTTCCACAGTTAGAGGAAATACCAAATGTTGGTTATAGAGATGATGTTGATGTAGAACACGTGATATCTCTTGATCCAGATGTTGTGATTACCTCTAAAGGCCATTATGGGTCTTATACGAATATTTATAATCGTATTAGCAATGCGGGTATACCTGTTGTGGCCTTAAATTATCACGAGGAAAGTATAGAGGATAGGAAAAAAAGCACGGAGTTATTAGGGGTTATTTTAGGTAAAGAAGATAGAGCTCAGAAATTATGGGAATATTGTGAAGAGAGATATAATGAAGTTTTCAGTCGTTTAGAGACAATAAATAACTCAAAACCAAGAGTTTATCTCGAATGTAGATTCATGGACTACAGCGATGATATAGGAACTACTTATGGAGATACTAATTGGGGCGCCATGATCAAACAATGTAGAGGAGAAAACATAGCAGCAGGGAAGGGAGAAAACCCAACACTGAGTGAGGAATATATCCTTAAAATGAATCCTGAAGTATTCATCGTTGAAGGAGTTAATTGGACTGATGCATTAGGATATACCCCTGATTTAGAGGAAAGGGATGTACTAGATAACATAGAGGAGACGTATTTCAATAGAAGTGGCTGGAGAGATTTAACAGCCTGGAAAGAAAGAAATTACCACGCTATACATCACGCATTTTTCCGAAGCATATCTGACTTTATTGGCTATCAATTTATCGCAAAAGTATGCTATCCCTCAGAGTTTAAAGATATTAATCCAGAGAAATCGTGGAAAGAATTCCATAATGAGTTTTTACCAATTGACTATTCAGGAAGCTGGCTCATAGACTCAGAAACTGCATAATAACAGAGTGATCAAATGGAAAACGAAGAAAACGTAGATATAAACTCAGTTTACAGCGAAATAACAGGTAAAAAAACAATAATAACATCTGCATTACT belongs to Methanonatronarchaeum sp. AMET-Sl and includes:
- a CDS encoding ABC transporter substrate-binding protein yields the protein MKGNEISRRKFIKLTGGLALASTVPGCLKEIDFSGDEVSFTDLSGREVSVEAPVDRIVSTYNFDELVAVGGEGVFDKTVGHSEYWDRFSPSVWDKYTNKFPQLEEIPNVGYRDDVDVEHVISLDPDVVITSKGHYGSYTNIYNRISNAGIPVVALNYHEESIEDRKKSTELLGVILGKEDRAQKLWEYCEERYNEVFSRLETINNSKPRVYLECRFMDYSDDIGTTYGDTNWGAMIKQCRGENIAAGKGENPTLSEEYILKMNPEVFIVEGVNWTDALGYTPDLEERDVLDNIEETYFNRSGWRDLTAWKERNYHAIHHAFFRSISDFIGYQFIAKVCYPSEFKDINPEKSWKEFHNEFLPIDYSGSWLIDSETA